From the Sphingomonas phyllosphaerae 5.2 genome, one window contains:
- a CDS encoding tetratricopeptide repeat protein, which yields MTRYLLGAAVALTLASPALAQRDAPVGARVDKLESEMRAVQRKVFPGGAGMMVEPQIAPSAPNPVEAAGVPASGAITDLSARVTSLEQQLASMTGQIEQGQYRLRQLEDQFAEYRKATDAKLAAPPAATPVQPVGGPDVTVPEAPEPAGDKSAANSANVTRPSTGDGAEDGYLYGFRLWEAKRYGDAVTALKKVVADYPKSRRASYAQNLIGRAYLDDGKPSLASIAFYDNYKKFPDGERAPDSLYYLGSALVKLDKAADACKVYGELVDVYGATISAKMKADVAKARVAAKCK from the coding sequence ATGACGAGATATCTGCTGGGCGCCGCCGTCGCCTTGACGCTTGCCAGCCCCGCGCTGGCGCAACGCGATGCGCCGGTCGGAGCACGCGTCGACAAGCTTGAAAGCGAAATGCGCGCGGTGCAGCGTAAGGTGTTTCCGGGCGGCGCAGGGATGATGGTCGAGCCGCAGATCGCACCAAGCGCACCGAACCCGGTAGAGGCGGCAGGCGTTCCCGCCAGCGGTGCGATCACGGATCTTTCGGCGCGGGTCACGTCGCTTGAGCAGCAACTGGCATCGATGACCGGGCAGATCGAGCAGGGCCAGTATCGCTTGCGCCAGCTCGAGGACCAGTTTGCCGAATACCGCAAGGCGACCGACGCGAAGCTCGCTGCGCCACCCGCCGCTACCCCGGTGCAGCCAGTCGGTGGTCCGGACGTGACCGTGCCGGAGGCACCCGAGCCCGCCGGCGACAAGTCGGCGGCGAACTCCGCGAACGTCACCAGGCCAAGCACCGGCGATGGCGCGGAAGACGGCTACCTCTACGGCTTCCGGCTTTGGGAAGCGAAACGCTACGGGGATGCCGTGACTGCGCTGAAAAAGGTCGTTGCCGATTATCCCAAAAGTCGTCGCGCCAGCTATGCGCAGAACCTGATCGGCCGCGCCTATCTCGATGATGGCAAGCCGAGCCTCGCCTCGATTGCTTTCTACGACAATTACAAGAAGTTCCCGGACGGTGAGCGCGCGCCCGACAGCCTGTATTATCTCGGAAGCGCCCTGGTGAAACTCGATAAGGCTGCCGACGCCTGCAAGGTTTATGGCGAGCTGGTCGATGTCTATGGTGCAACAATCTCGGCGAAGATGAAGGCGGACGTGGCCAAGGCGCGCGTCGCCGCCAAGTGCAAGTGA
- the ftsH gene encoding ATP-dependent zinc metalloprotease FtsH has translation MNDNDRQPGNGGNDNGGSGGPSPWMKSLLIWVGVLLSLAVVVTLFDGRSGTAQGNTIAYSTFLDKVDEGTVKNVNVSRDMISGAFSSGDKFRTYPVQDSGLMDRLRKAGVEVAGKPEEGPSVWMVLLYQSLPFLLFLGIAFFVLRQMQKGGGAGGAMGFGKSRAKVLTQKEGKVTFNDVAGIDEAREELVEIVDFLKDPTKFARLGGKIPKGALLVGSPGTGKTLLARAIAGEAGVPFFTISGSDFVEMFVGVGASRVRDMFEQAKKSAPCIVFIDEIDAVGRHRGAGLGNGNDEREQTLNQLLVEMDGFEANEGIIIVAATNRPDVLDPALLRPGRFDRQVVVPRPDIDGRVKILEVHMKKVPLAPDVDARTIARGTPGFSGADLANLVNEAALTAARKGKRLVANAEFEEAKDKVMMGAERRSMVMTEDEKRMTAYHEAGHAIVALHESASDPIHKATIIPRGRALGMVMRLPERDSYSYHRDKMYANLAVAMGGRVAEEVIFGYDKVSSGASGDIQYATGLARDMVTKWGMSDRVGPVEYAQPEGESFLGYSSSQPVRMSNATAQLIDDEIKAIVEGGLHRAKHVLTEHLDQLHSLAGALLEYETLSGDEIKRLIAGEEIGRIDQGPKTSSMPAVGTSIPKTKRPSGPFGNPSPAGA, from the coding sequence ATGAACGACAACGACAGGCAGCCCGGAAACGGCGGCAACGACAATGGTGGTTCGGGCGGTCCTAGCCCATGGATGAAGAGCCTGCTGATCTGGGTCGGCGTGCTGCTATCGCTTGCGGTGGTGGTCACGCTGTTCGACGGCCGCAGCGGCACTGCGCAAGGAAACACGATTGCTTACTCCACCTTCCTCGACAAGGTCGATGAGGGTACGGTCAAGAATGTGAACGTCAGCCGGGACATGATCTCCGGCGCATTCTCGAGCGGCGACAAGTTCCGAACGTATCCGGTGCAGGATTCGGGCCTGATGGACCGCCTTCGCAAGGCTGGCGTCGAGGTTGCGGGCAAGCCTGAGGAAGGGCCATCGGTCTGGATGGTCCTGCTTTACCAATCGTTGCCGTTCCTGCTGTTTCTGGGCATCGCGTTCTTCGTGCTGCGTCAAATGCAGAAGGGCGGCGGCGCCGGCGGCGCGATGGGCTTCGGCAAGAGCCGCGCCAAGGTGCTGACGCAGAAGGAAGGCAAGGTCACCTTTAACGACGTAGCCGGTATCGACGAGGCCCGTGAGGAACTGGTCGAAATCGTCGATTTCCTGAAGGATCCCACGAAGTTCGCACGGTTGGGCGGCAAGATCCCCAAGGGCGCGCTGCTGGTCGGCTCGCCGGGCACCGGCAAGACGCTGCTGGCACGTGCGATTGCCGGAGAAGCCGGCGTGCCGTTCTTCACCATATCGGGCTCGGATTTCGTCGAGATGTTCGTCGGCGTCGGTGCGAGCCGCGTGCGTGACATGTTCGAACAGGCCAAGAAGAGTGCGCCGTGCATCGTCTTCATCGACGAGATCGACGCTGTTGGCCGGCATCGTGGCGCGGGTCTCGGTAACGGCAACGACGAGCGCGAGCAGACGCTCAACCAGTTGCTGGTCGAGATGGACGGCTTCGAGGCCAACGAAGGCATCATCATCGTCGCGGCCACCAACCGCCCCGACGTGCTCGATCCCGCGCTGCTGCGCCCCGGCCGCTTCGACCGGCAGGTGGTTGTGCCGCGCCCGGACATCGACGGTCGCGTGAAGATCCTCGAAGTCCACATGAAGAAGGTGCCGCTGGCTCCCGACGTCGATGCACGCACGATCGCGCGCGGGACGCCCGGATTCTCTGGCGCCGATCTCGCCAATCTGGTCAACGAAGCGGCACTGACGGCGGCCCGCAAGGGCAAGCGTCTGGTGGCTAACGCCGAGTTCGAAGAGGCCAAGGACAAGGTCATGATGGGTGCCGAGCGCCGCAGCATGGTCATGACCGAGGACGAGAAGCGCATGACCGCCTATCATGAGGCCGGCCACGCCATCGTTGCCCTTCACGAGTCAGCGTCCGACCCGATCCACAAGGCGACGATCATACCCCGTGGTCGTGCGCTGGGCATGGTGATGCGCCTGCCGGAACGCGACAGCTACAGCTATCATCGCGACAAGATGTACGCGAACCTTGCGGTAGCGATGGGCGGCCGCGTAGCCGAGGAAGTCATCTTCGGGTACGACAAGGTCTCGAGCGGGGCCTCGGGCGATATTCAGTACGCAACCGGTCTGGCGCGCGACATGGTTACGAAATGGGGTATGTCGGATCGCGTTGGCCCGGTCGAATACGCACAGCCGGAGGGTGAAAGCTTTTTGGGCTATTCGTCGAGCCAGCCGGTCCGCATGTCGAATGCCACGGCGCAGCTGATCGACGACGAGATCAAGGCGATCGTTGAAGGCGGGCTGCACCGCGCCAAGCACGTGCTGACCGAGCACCTCGATCAGCTTCACTCGCTCGCCGGCGCGCTGCTCGAATATGAGACGCTGAGTGGCGACGAGATCAAGCGATTGATCGCGGGTGAGGAAATCGGCCGGATCGACCAAGGGCCAAAGACATCGTCGATGCCGGCGGTCGGCACGTCGATCCCGAAAACCAAGCGTCCATCTGGGCCGTTCGGAAATCCGTCGCCCGCTGGCGCGTGA
- the tilS gene encoding tRNA lysidine(34) synthetase TilS codes for MTLRPLPTSAVARFRTDVDRLLARALGEGELTQDVRLALAVSGGADSMAMLRLAAAAFPGGVIAATVDHQLRAAAAAEAASVARTCAELGIAHQTLRPLAPITGNSVQRRAREARYAALAEWARREGVAILLTAHHADDQAETLLMRLQRASGLAGLSAIRAIRFDACGAVIRPLLGWQRSELRTLVKDSETPFVDDPSNADPRHDRTKVRALLADTPALKPAALAASAAFLAEAEEVVAQAADTLWSHCWHGHDRPFAVATAPRELRRRLLRRALTESRAQLGVASPLFDDSTNVEALLDALAAGRGATQAGILVRPTRTGWLFLAAPPRRSL; via the coding sequence GTGACGTTGCGCCCGCTGCCGACGTCGGCGGTGGCGCGGTTCCGGACCGACGTCGATCGACTGCTCGCGCGTGCGCTAGGCGAGGGCGAGCTAACGCAGGATGTGCGGCTCGCGCTCGCGGTGTCGGGTGGAGCCGACAGCATGGCCATGCTCCGGCTCGCCGCGGCGGCGTTCCCCGGCGGGGTGATCGCGGCTACGGTCGATCATCAACTTCGCGCAGCTGCCGCCGCAGAGGCCGCCTCGGTCGCACGGACCTGCGCCGAGCTCGGCATCGCGCATCAAACTCTTCGTCCTCTCGCGCCGATAACGGGCAACAGCGTCCAGAGGCGCGCACGCGAGGCGCGCTACGCCGCGCTCGCCGAATGGGCGAGGCGTGAGGGCGTGGCTATCCTGCTCACCGCCCACCACGCCGACGATCAGGCTGAAACGTTGCTGATGCGGTTGCAACGCGCTTCCGGGCTCGCGGGTCTATCGGCAATCCGCGCGATCCGCTTCGATGCGTGTGGCGCCGTCATCCGCCCGCTGCTCGGCTGGCAAAGGAGCGAACTGCGTACATTGGTAAAGGACAGTGAGACGCCGTTCGTCGACGATCCCTCCAACGCCGATCCGCGCCATGATCGTACGAAGGTTCGCGCTTTGCTCGCCGATACCCCCGCGCTGAAGCCGGCGGCGCTTGCCGCCTCGGCTGCGTTTCTCGCCGAGGCGGAGGAAGTGGTGGCGCAGGCCGCCGATACGTTATGGTCCCATTGTTGGCACGGCCACGACCGGCCGTTCGCGGTCGCGACAGCGCCGCGCGAACTGCGCCGCCGCTTGTTGCGGCGGGCGCTCACCGAATCGCGCGCGCAACTCGGCGTGGCATCACCGCTTTTTGACGACTCGACCAATGTCGAGGCGCTGCTCGATGCGCTGGCGGCCGGGCGGGGCGCCACGCAAGCCGGTATCCTGGTGCGCCCGACCCGCACCGGCTGGTTATTTCTTGCAGCGCCGCCGCGTCGATCACTCTGA
- a CDS encoding helix-turn-helix domain-containing protein: MSEGEQPARETTTAGAAMPGTVGGRLRAAREAQGLSVAEVAARTRVTQRFLEALEDDRLDLLPSPTYASGFARAYARAVGLDQAEIGRGIRSELARGAMPMRQHHIEEIADPSRGPSRGLVIVAAGIALAVLVLGVLWLSTGMFRGTQEAPEAAGASPSVVARSAPVPPPTPTPQLGKVVLTAKNEVWMRVYDGANATLFTGTLQPGQTFEVPAGADRPMLNIGRPDQLSITVDGRALPPLGDGKRAMKDVGVSAPALATRFSATPAPGAAPAGTLTPPASQPAATAAQ; encoded by the coding sequence ATGAGCGAAGGCGAGCAACCCGCACGGGAAACGACCACGGCCGGTGCCGCGATGCCCGGTACGGTGGGCGGTCGACTGCGTGCCGCCCGCGAGGCGCAGGGATTATCGGTGGCGGAAGTCGCCGCGCGCACCCGTGTGACACAGCGCTTCCTCGAGGCGCTGGAGGACGACCGGCTCGATCTGCTGCCGTCGCCGACCTATGCTTCAGGTTTTGCGCGCGCTTATGCCCGCGCGGTCGGGCTCGACCAGGCCGAGATCGGGCGCGGGATCCGCAGCGAACTGGCACGCGGCGCGATGCCGATGCGTCAGCACCATATCGAAGAGATTGCCGATCCTTCCCGAGGGCCGTCGCGCGGGTTGGTCATCGTCGCGGCGGGGATCGCGCTCGCCGTGCTGGTGCTCGGCGTGTTGTGGCTGTCGACCGGCATGTTCCGGGGGACGCAGGAAGCGCCGGAGGCGGCGGGTGCCAGCCCTTCGGTCGTCGCACGCAGCGCGCCAGTCCCGCCGCCAACGCCGACGCCGCAGCTCGGCAAGGTGGTGCTGACCGCGAAGAACGAAGTCTGGATGCGTGTCTATGACGGTGCGAACGCCACATTGTTCACCGGCACGCTTCAGCCCGGCCAGACCTTCGAGGTGCCCGCCGGCGCGGATCGCCCGATGCTCAACATCGGCCGCCCCGACCAGCTGTCGATCACCGTCGACGGCCGCGCACTCCCGCCGCTTGGTGACGGCAAGCGGGCGATGAAGGACGTTGGCGTCAGCGCGCCGGCGCTCGCGACGCGCTTCTCCGCGACCCCGGCGCCCGGCGCGGCGCCGGCCGGCACCTTGACGCCGCCTGCCTCCCAGCCGGCGGCGACCGCCGCACAGTGA
- the ligA gene encoding NAD-dependent DNA ligase LigA: MTDTPLPENEIEAAAELERLAAVIARHNRLYHTDDAPEISDADYDALVRRNTAVEHAYPTLVRVDSPSRQVGAAPAGHLAKVAHARPMMSLDNAFSDEDVAEFVARVRRFLKLSAEEPVALTAEPKIDGLSCSLRYEGRRLMQALTRGDGAVGEDVTANVRTIADIPEMLPATAPDVFEVRGEVYMEKEAFAALNRRLADEAAMAGKDARQFANPRNAAAGSLRQKDASVTNARPLRFLAHGWGEASAVPGGTQAAVVAALRDWAFPIADAFARCDDAAGALAVYRAIETRRADLPFDIDGVVYKLDRLDWQARLGSIGRAPRWAIAHKFPAERAQTTLERIDIQVGRTGKLTPVARLTPVTVGGVVVTNATLHNRDEIARLDVREGDRVILQRAGDVIPQIVEVLPRDRELPPFSFPDHCPICHSEAIAADGEVDVRCTGGLVCPAQRLERLKHFVSRGALDIDGLGEKTLTEFVALGWIAEPADIFRLAAHREALVGREGWQARSVDALLEAIEARRSPDAARLLFGLGIRHIGIVTARDLLKRYVTLPAIAAMAGAVIALREDMIAVIGESDDKRRARVDKAIAELIGVENVGAAVGHALADFFHESHNRTVWDDLLAEVTPPPFVVETRASEVSGKTVVFTGTLETLSRDEAKAQAEALGAHVAGTVSKKTELLVAGPGAGSKAKKAAELGIRIVDEAGWVAIVAAAG; this comes from the coding sequence GGTCGGCGCTGCGCCTGCCGGACACCTTGCCAAGGTCGCGCATGCCCGACCGATGATGAGCCTCGATAACGCGTTCTCCGACGAGGACGTTGCGGAGTTCGTCGCGCGGGTGCGGCGGTTTCTGAAGCTCTCCGCGGAGGAGCCGGTGGCACTGACCGCGGAACCCAAGATCGACGGACTGTCGTGCTCGCTGCGCTACGAAGGCCGCCGATTGATGCAGGCGCTGACGCGCGGCGACGGGGCGGTGGGTGAAGACGTGACCGCCAACGTGCGGACGATCGCCGACATCCCGGAGATGCTGCCCGCTACCGCGCCCGACGTGTTCGAGGTGCGTGGCGAGGTCTATATGGAAAAGGAAGCGTTTGCGGCGCTGAACCGGCGGCTGGCGGACGAGGCGGCGATGGCGGGCAAGGACGCGCGACAATTCGCCAATCCGCGCAACGCGGCGGCGGGTTCGCTGCGCCAGAAGGATGCTTCCGTTACGAATGCGCGGCCGCTGCGCTTCCTCGCACATGGGTGGGGCGAGGCGAGCGCCGTGCCGGGCGGGACGCAGGCGGCAGTGGTCGCAGCGCTGCGCGACTGGGCTTTCCCGATCGCCGATGCTTTCGCGCGGTGCGACGATGCGGCGGGAGCGTTGGCAGTATACCGCGCGATCGAAACGCGGCGAGCCGATCTGCCGTTCGATATCGACGGCGTCGTCTACAAGCTCGATCGGCTCGACTGGCAGGCGCGGCTGGGCAGCATCGGGCGCGCGCCGCGCTGGGCGATCGCGCACAAATTTCCTGCCGAGCGCGCGCAGACCACGCTGGAGCGGATCGACATCCAGGTCGGACGCACGGGCAAGCTGACCCCGGTCGCGCGCCTGACCCCCGTAACGGTGGGCGGCGTGGTGGTGACCAACGCGACGCTCCACAATCGCGACGAGATCGCGCGGCTCGACGTTCGCGAGGGTGACCGCGTGATCCTGCAACGCGCCGGCGACGTGATCCCACAGATCGTCGAGGTGTTACCCCGCGATCGTGAACTGCCGCCATTCTCCTTCCCCGACCATTGCCCGATCTGCCACAGCGAGGCAATCGCAGCGGACGGCGAGGTCGACGTGCGCTGCACCGGCGGGCTGGTGTGCCCGGCACAACGGCTTGAGCGGCTGAAGCATTTCGTCAGTCGGGGCGCGCTGGACATCGACGGGCTGGGCGAAAAGACGCTGACGGAGTTCGTCGCGCTCGGCTGGATCGCCGAGCCCGCGGATATCTTCCGGCTGGCCGCGCACCGCGAGGCACTGGTGGGGCGCGAGGGATGGCAGGCAAGATCGGTCGACGCGCTGTTGGAGGCAATCGAGGCGCGACGTTCGCCCGATGCGGCGCGGTTGCTGTTTGGGCTCGGCATCCGCCACATCGGGATCGTCACCGCGCGCGACCTGCTGAAACGCTATGTCACGTTGCCCGCCATCGCCGCCATGGCGGGGGCGGTGATCGCACTCCGTGAGGACATGATCGCGGTGATCGGCGAGAGCGACGACAAGCGTCGCGCGCGCGTCGACAAGGCAATCGCCGAGCTGATTGGGGTCGAGAATGTCGGCGCGGCGGTGGGGCATGCTCTGGCTGACTTTTTCCACGAGTCGCATAATCGAACCGTCTGGGACGACCTGCTCGCCGAAGTGACGCCGCCGCCGTTCGTGGTCGAGACACGGGCCTCGGAAGTGTCAGGAAAGACGGTGGTCTTCACCGGCACGCTGGAGACGCTGAGCCGTGACGAGGCGAAGGCGCAGGCCGAGGCGTTGGGAGCGCATGTCGCGGGCACGGTGTCGAAGAAGACCGAGTTGCTGGTCGCCGGGCCGGGAGCAGGATCCAAGGCGAAGAAAGCCGCCGAACTAGGCATCCGCATCGTCGACGAAGCGGGATGGGTCGCGATCGTGGCTGCAGCCGGCTGA